In the Malus domestica chromosome 16, GDT2T_hap1 genome, one interval contains:
- the LOC139192716 gene encoding GDP-mannose transporter GONST3-like isoform X2, protein MLVMDLDRRVRRERERRHQEVEPALPHPLSSEKSEHLFVLEEKLKKLLEQVEVLGESSKMDETEVSVRKMSNKNGVENPQVGQGRQAQGGSSAPTLFGNIQPNWYSVIFQQISVYGIAAGYCLSASLLSIINKWAVVKFPYPGALTALQYFTSAMGVLVCGWLKLLEHDSLDLLTMWRFLPAAIIFYLSLFTNSELLLHANVDTFIVFRSVVPIFVAIGETLFLHQPWPSIRTWASLATIFGGSVIYVLTDYQFTVTAYSWALAYLVSMSIDFVYIKHVVMTIGLNTWGLVLYNNLEALLLFPIELLVMGELKKIKHEITDESDWYSLDVLLPVGLSCLFGLSISFFGFSCRRAISATGFTVLGIVNKLLTVVINLIIWDKHSTIVGTVGLLICMLGGVMYQQSTSNKPKVVNQVKTQETEEEQQKLVEMNTSLEQ, encoded by the exons ATGTTG GTTATGGATTTGGATAGAAGAGTAAGGCGTGAGCGAGAACGCCGTCATCAGGAGGTGGAACCTGCTCTACCACATCCACTGTCAAGTGAAAAGTCTGAACATTTGTTTGTTCTGGAGGAAAAGTTAAAGAAGTTGCTTGAACAAGTGGAGGTCCTTGGTGAATCCAGCAAGATGGATGAAACAGAAGTGTCCGTGAGAAAG ATGTCTAATAAAAATGGTGTAGAGAATCCTCAAGTTGGTCAGGGTCGTCAGGCCCAGGGTGGTTCAAGTGCTCCTACTCTCTTTGGTAATATCCAACCAAACTGGTACAGTGTCATATTCCAACAAATCTCAGTCTATGGTATAGCTGCTGGTTATTGCTTGTCTGCCTCATTGCTTTCCATTATCAACAAATGGGCTGTCGTAAAATTTCCTTACCCTGGGGCACTAACTGCTTTACAGTATTTTACAAGTGCTATGGGGGTCCTTGTATGTGGCTGGCTTAAGTTGCTAGAACATGATTCGCTTGACCTTCTTACCATGTGGCGCTTCCTACCAGCAGCAATTATATTCTACCTCTCTCTCTTCACCAACAGTGAGCTCCTTCTTCATGCCAATGTCGACACTTTCATTGTCTTTCGTTCAGTTGTTCCAATCTTTGTTGCTATAGGAGAGACTCTCTTCTTACACCAGCCATGGCCATCAATTAGGACATGGGCCTCACTTGCCACAATTTTTGGGGGAAGTGTGATTTATGTGCTTACAGATTACCAGTTCACAGTCACGGCTTATAGTTGGGCTCTAGCTTACTTGGTAAGCATGTCGATAGATTTTGTCTACATAAAGCATGTAGTAATGACCATCGGCTTAAATACATGGGGTCTTGTACTGTATAACAATCTCGAGGCTCTTCTACTGTTTCCAATTGAACTACTAGTAATGggagaattgaagaagattaagcaTGAAATCACGGATGAATCAGATTGGTATTCTTTAGATGTGCTTTTGCCAGTGGGGTTATCTTGTTTATTTGGTTTAtccatctctttctttggattttcttGCCGAAGGGCAATTTCTGCAACTGGATTTACTGTTCTTGGTATAGTGAACAAGCTATTGACTGTTGTGATTAATCTGATTATTTGGGACAAGCATTCAACCATTGTTGGTACAGTGGGGCTGTTAATATGTATGCTAGGCGGTGTTATGTATCAGCAATCTACAAGCAACAAGCCTAAGGTTGTGAATCAGGTAAAAACACAAGAGACGGAGGAAGAACAACAAAAGTTAGTTGAGATGAACACCAGCTTAGAGCAATGA